In Vibrio sp. FE10, the following are encoded in one genomic region:
- a CDS encoding DUF6482 family protein — MQKHQLDMWLHGEHKDSYQTPKVYVIGCSDISEYLLAVEYKHKLEPVKQDGEPLHFGSLDQVKEELLRLGFEKAYLRLHNAYDEFGNEPSQSYCDIELALKPH, encoded by the coding sequence ATGCAAAAGCATCAATTAGACATGTGGTTACATGGAGAGCATAAAGACTCTTATCAAACACCTAAAGTGTACGTTATTGGATGTTCCGATATCTCGGAATATCTATTGGCGGTGGAATATAAACACAAGCTGGAACCCGTTAAGCAAGACGGAGAACCACTTCACTTTGGATCCTTGGATCAAGTGAAAGAGGAGTTGCTCCGGCTAGGCTTTGAAAAGGCATACCTGCGTTTGCACAATGCGTATGACGAGTTTGGTAATGAACCAAGCCAAAGCTACTGCGATATAGAGCTAGCTCTAAAGCCGCATTAG
- the rppH gene encoding RNA pyrophosphohydrolase has translation MIDGDGYRLNVGIVICNNHGQVFWAKRYGQHSWQFPQGGIDEGETPEQAMYRELYEEVGLTKKDVKIVATSRHWLRYKLPKRLVRWDSKPVCIGQKQKWFLLRLDCDESHINMQRGSTPEFDGWRWVSYWYPVRQVVSFKRDVYRRAMKEFASLAMPFKERKTKGKRKLRRG, from the coding sequence GTGATAGATGGCGATGGTTACCGATTAAATGTTGGTATTGTAATCTGTAACAACCATGGTCAGGTCTTCTGGGCTAAACGATACGGGCAACATTCATGGCAATTCCCTCAAGGGGGAATAGATGAAGGTGAAACTCCGGAACAGGCAATGTACCGCGAGTTGTATGAAGAGGTTGGCCTTACAAAAAAGGATGTAAAAATCGTCGCGACAAGTCGTCATTGGTTACGCTATAAGCTACCCAAACGACTGGTTCGGTGGGATTCGAAACCTGTCTGTATTGGACAAAAACAGAAGTGGTTCCTTTTGCGCTTAGATTGCGATGAATCGCATATCAATATGCAGCGTGGAAGTACACCTGAGTTTGATGGTTGGCGTTGGGTGAGTTACTGGTACCCAGTTCGACAAGTTGTTTCTTTCAAGCGAGATGTTTACCGTCGAGCGATGAAAGAATTCGCATCTTTAGCAATGCCGTTTAAAGAGCGAAAAACAAAAGGAAAACGCAAATTGCGTAGAGGTTAA
- the vpsR gene encoding cyclic-di-GMP-binding transcriptional regulator VpsR (Not actually a response regulator, but instead a cyclic-di-GMP-binding transcription factor.): protein MGTQFKMDSLPGSLIVVGGAYEPWLSVLEQVGWQCTQCADLRKADALIADIGPCIGIVDLSHDEFSLNGIANLVSNNKQVRWLAFIRESQLSSDTICQFIVNFCIDFFTAPIPDAQLLSTIGHQLGMLKLEQKVWPNYGINNNMGLLGDSVAVKRLRDQVKRIGPTDVSILIYGESGAGKETIARSIHQNSSRAQKPFLTVNCRALSEMRIESEVFGISALSDVAPCMLEEADGGTILLNDVLAMPRNQQLNLLRFLQEGKVETETGSKSVDVRILAANSSDIEKALIEGDFNEELYHYINVLRIQVPSLKERVSDISVLANHFLRQYSKEFNAQAKSFSDEALRSMNRYHWPGNVRELMNQIKRVVLMSDSVIIDDHQLDLPKQNDERRSLKSIRERSERDALLIVLESYGGQVSLAAKELGVSRATMYRLLNKHSLISEGVV from the coding sequence ATGGGAACTCAATTTAAGATGGATTCCTTACCAGGTTCTCTTATCGTCGTTGGTGGTGCGTACGAACCCTGGTTATCTGTATTAGAACAAGTGGGTTGGCAGTGTACCCAGTGTGCAGATTTACGAAAAGCCGATGCATTGATTGCTGACATAGGCCCATGCATTGGTATTGTGGACCTTAGCCATGATGAGTTCAGCCTAAATGGCATTGCAAACTTGGTGAGTAACAATAAGCAGGTTAGATGGCTCGCCTTTATCCGTGAATCGCAATTAAGCTCCGATACTATTTGCCAGTTTATCGTTAACTTCTGTATCGACTTTTTCACGGCACCCATTCCAGATGCACAGCTACTGAGTACCATAGGTCACCAGCTTGGTATGCTTAAGCTTGAGCAGAAAGTATGGCCAAACTACGGCATTAACAACAATATGGGCTTGCTGGGTGACTCGGTGGCAGTAAAGCGCCTAAGAGACCAAGTAAAGCGTATTGGGCCGACTGATGTCAGTATCTTAATTTATGGCGAGAGTGGGGCAGGCAAAGAGACGATTGCACGCTCTATTCATCAAAACTCTTCGCGCGCGCAAAAGCCATTTTTAACGGTCAACTGCCGAGCTCTGTCTGAGATGAGAATTGAGTCTGAAGTCTTTGGCATTTCAGCTCTGTCTGATGTTGCCCCTTGTATGTTGGAAGAGGCGGACGGTGGCACGATATTACTCAATGATGTGTTGGCGATGCCCCGCAATCAACAGTTGAATCTGTTGCGCTTCTTGCAAGAAGGGAAGGTAGAGACGGAGACTGGATCGAAATCGGTGGATGTTCGCATTCTGGCAGCTAACTCTTCTGATATTGAAAAGGCATTGATTGAGGGTGACTTCAATGAAGAGCTTTACCACTACATCAATGTTCTACGAATCCAGGTTCCGAGCTTAAAAGAGCGCGTTAGCGATATATCTGTGCTGGCTAATCACTTCTTACGTCAGTACTCGAAAGAGTTTAATGCTCAAGCCAAGAGCTTCTCTGATGAAGCGCTTCGGTCGATGAATCGTTATCACTGGCCGGGCAATGTCCGTGAGCTGATGAACCAAATCAAACGCGTTGTGTTGATGTCGGATTCGGTGATCATTGATGATCATCAGCTGGATTTACCAAAGCAAAATGATGAGCGCCGCAGCCTCAAAAGTATTCGTGAGCGTTCAGAGCGAGATGCGTTGCTGATTGTTCTGGAATCCTATGGTGGTCAAGTATCGTTGGCTGCTAAGGAACTTGGCGTTTCGCGCGCAACCATGTACCGATTGCTGAACAAACATAGCCTGATTTCTGAAGGTGTTGTTTAG
- the mutH gene encoding DNA mismatch repair endonuclease MutH: MKPEPQTQQELLDRAYAIAGMTFKELADEAEMIMPNDLKRDKGWVGQLLEWHLGAAAGSKPEQDFAKLGIELKSIPIGYSGKPLETTFVCVAPLMGVQGLTWETSHVRNKLSKVLWIPVEGEREIPLAERHVGSPLLWTPTQAEDEILKRDWEELMELIVLGNVEQITARHGEALHLRPKAANSRVLTEAYGASGKPIKTKPRGFYLRTQFTHNLLTTHYA, from the coding sequence ATGAAACCAGAACCACAAACACAACAAGAGCTCTTAGACAGAGCGTATGCTATCGCCGGAATGACATTCAAAGAGCTCGCGGATGAAGCTGAAATGATCATGCCAAACGATCTTAAGCGCGATAAAGGCTGGGTTGGACAACTATTAGAATGGCATTTGGGTGCAGCAGCAGGCAGTAAACCAGAGCAAGATTTTGCTAAGTTAGGCATCGAACTAAAAAGTATTCCTATTGGTTATTCTGGCAAGCCTTTAGAAACGACCTTTGTCTGCGTAGCACCGCTAATGGGAGTGCAAGGATTAACATGGGAAACCAGTCACGTCCGAAACAAGCTGTCTAAAGTGTTATGGATCCCCGTTGAAGGTGAGCGAGAGATCCCGCTAGCAGAGAGACATGTTGGATCCCCACTACTCTGGACACCAACCCAAGCGGAAGACGAGATCTTAAAAAGAGATTGGGAAGAGCTCATGGAGTTGATCGTGTTAGGCAATGTTGAGCAGATCACAGCAAGGCACGGAGAAGCATTGCACTTACGACCAAAAGCAGCGAACAGCCGAGTGTTAACAGAAGCGTATGGTGCGAGTGGAAAACCTATCAAGACCAAACCTCGTGGCTTCTATCTACGAACCCAGTTCACCCATAACCTCCTCACAACACACTACGCATAA
- the ptsP gene encoding phosphoenolpyruvate--protein phosphotransferase, whose protein sequence is MLSQLREIVEHVSRVEDVSTALDILVKETCSAMQTECCTVYLANNDMQRLELMATQGLIFEGNSIHIGFDEGLVGLVKRSAEPINLAQASAHPAYKFFPELGESVYHSFLGTPIIHRKQVLGVLVIQQKSPRLFSEMEESFLVTLSAQLAVIVAHAQTQGHWLLEQQKLPAIKGIAASSGVAIGDLWWDNTQPELTDVYPASTLNVEREHELLAVAVENALNDFKRMRKRLDSEINKDALAIFDLFTHLLNDPMLRKDLKSQIQKGDKADWALRQVVESYSNRFARMSDVYLRERAQDIRELGQRLLYFLHNSEHELRTLDKPIVLVVRELTASVLASIPKEKLLAVVSLEGAANSHAAILSRALGIPSVMGVNLNLAQANGKQAIVDGYSGEIFIEPTQSLLSEYQGLILEESELSSMVNRELYLPAKTQDDRQVEILLNAGLSADTNIAINQGVDGVGLYRTEISFLLQQRFPSEDEQFKQYRSVLASYPEKQVVMRTLDIGGDKALPYFPIEEDNPFLGWRGIRFTLDHPDIFIIQLRAMLRASCDSQNLSILLPMISSTQELDDTVQLIEQAYDEVHELDSRVRMPRIGIMIEVPSMLYLLPLIADKVDFVSVGTNDLTQYLLAVDRNNSRVSDVYESMHPAVIMALKHIHDTCKQYQLPVCICGELAGDPMGALLLIGLGYETLSMNTSNVARTKYLIRQSKLSELQDLANEALSKPYGSDIYSMMLNYFEEREFTGFIRAGKK, encoded by the coding sequence ATGCTCAGCCAACTAAGGGAAATAGTTGAACACGTATCAAGAGTTGAAGATGTGTCGACGGCTCTTGATATTTTGGTGAAAGAGACATGCAGTGCGATGCAGACAGAGTGCTGCACCGTGTATCTAGCGAATAATGATATGCAGCGCCTTGAGTTGATGGCAACTCAAGGCCTGATCTTCGAAGGGAATAGTATTCACATTGGTTTTGACGAAGGCTTAGTTGGCCTTGTTAAAAGAAGTGCTGAGCCTATTAACCTTGCACAGGCATCTGCTCACCCAGCTTATAAGTTTTTTCCAGAACTAGGAGAAAGTGTTTACCACTCTTTTCTAGGCACTCCGATTATCCATCGCAAGCAAGTGCTTGGCGTTTTGGTTATTCAACAGAAATCTCCTCGTTTATTCAGTGAAATGGAAGAGTCTTTCCTTGTCACTCTCTCAGCTCAACTTGCGGTTATTGTGGCGCATGCCCAAACTCAAGGCCATTGGCTTCTTGAGCAACAAAAGCTGCCTGCGATTAAAGGTATTGCTGCATCATCCGGTGTCGCTATCGGTGATTTATGGTGGGACAACACCCAACCTGAATTAACCGATGTTTACCCGGCATCGACGCTCAACGTTGAAAGAGAGCATGAGTTGTTGGCGGTTGCGGTCGAAAATGCCCTCAACGATTTCAAGCGCATGCGTAAGCGCCTAGACAGTGAAATCAACAAAGATGCGTTGGCGATCTTTGACTTGTTTACTCACTTACTCAACGACCCTATGTTGCGTAAGGATCTGAAAAGCCAAATTCAGAAAGGTGATAAAGCCGATTGGGCATTAAGACAGGTTGTTGAGAGCTACTCGAATCGCTTTGCCCGTATGTCTGATGTCTACCTTCGAGAGAGGGCGCAAGACATTCGCGAGCTGGGTCAAAGGCTGCTTTATTTCCTTCATAACTCAGAGCACGAGCTGCGGACGCTAGATAAACCGATTGTCTTGGTGGTGCGTGAGTTAACGGCTTCAGTCTTAGCGTCGATTCCAAAAGAAAAATTGTTGGCGGTGGTCTCGCTTGAAGGGGCGGCTAACTCACACGCGGCTATTTTATCTCGCGCGTTAGGCATTCCCTCGGTTATGGGAGTAAACCTTAATCTGGCTCAAGCCAATGGCAAACAAGCGATTGTTGATGGTTACAGCGGTGAAATCTTTATTGAGCCGACTCAGAGCCTACTGAGCGAATACCAAGGGCTAATTCTAGAAGAGAGTGAGCTCTCCTCTATGGTTAACCGAGAATTGTACTTACCTGCAAAAACCCAAGATGACCGACAAGTCGAGATCTTGCTTAATGCGGGCTTAAGTGCCGACACCAATATTGCGATCAACCAAGGGGTGGATGGCGTAGGCCTGTATCGAACAGAAATCTCTTTCTTGCTGCAGCAGAGATTTCCGTCAGAAGACGAACAGTTCAAGCAGTATCGATCTGTGCTCGCGAGTTACCCAGAGAAGCAAGTCGTGATGCGAACTTTAGATATTGGTGGTGATAAGGCGTTACCTTACTTCCCAATAGAAGAAGACAATCCATTCCTTGGCTGGCGTGGTATTCGTTTTACGCTCGATCACCCCGACATCTTTATTATCCAATTGCGTGCGATGTTACGTGCGAGTTGTGATAGCCAGAACTTGAGTATCTTGTTGCCGATGATCTCTAGCACTCAAGAACTGGATGACACTGTTCAACTCATCGAGCAAGCCTACGATGAAGTGCATGAGCTCGACAGTCGAGTTCGTATGCCGCGTATCGGTATCATGATTGAAGTGCCATCAATGCTTTACCTTCTTCCGCTGATTGCGGATAAAGTTGATTTCGTTTCGGTGGGCACCAATGATTTAACTCAATATTTATTGGCGGTTGATCGGAACAATTCCCGCGTCTCTGATGTCTATGAATCCATGCACCCTGCAGTGATCATGGCATTGAAACACATTCATGATACTTGTAAGCAATATCAATTGCCTGTGTGTATATGTGGAGAGCTTGCGGGTGATCCAATGGGCGCTTTGCTCTTGATTGGATTAGGGTATGAGACGTTAAGTATGAATACCTCAAATGTCGCAAGGACTAAGTATTTGATTCGTCAATCTAAGCTTAGTGAACTGCAAGATTTGGCAAATGAGGCGCTATCAAAACCGTATGGAAGTGACATCTATAGTATGATGCTCAACTATTTCGAAGAGCGTGAATTTACAGGCTTCATTCGAGCGGGTAAAAAATAG